One Nitrosomonas sp. PY1 DNA window includes the following coding sequences:
- a CDS encoding thiol:disulfide interchange protein DsbA/DsbL, whose product MNHRTFFMPLFFLFCFSLASFTNAYAELVEGKNYTVLKNIQTTRDDSKIEVLEFFWYGCPHCDSLHPHVKAWAQNIPPDVDFRYVPAIFRPNWATGAKLFYTIEAMGLLDPLHDKIYHAIHREKIDLSDEAVLFSWIEKEGIDRKKFEDTYRSFAVQNQVAKSTQMSRQYQLTGVPAIVVNGKYLTSGGMSPTPEDTIKTLNALIEKARKEK is encoded by the coding sequence ATGAATCATCGCACTTTTTTTATGCCTCTTTTTTTCTTATTCTGTTTTAGTTTGGCGAGTTTTACCAATGCATATGCTGAATTGGTAGAAGGTAAGAATTACACTGTTCTAAAAAATATACAAACCACACGGGACGACAGCAAGATTGAAGTGTTGGAATTTTTCTGGTACGGCTGCCCGCACTGTGATAGCTTGCACCCTCATGTCAAAGCTTGGGCGCAAAATATTCCTCCAGATGTCGACTTTCGCTACGTTCCAGCGATTTTTAGACCCAATTGGGCAACTGGCGCCAAATTATTTTATACAATAGAAGCAATGGGGTTGCTTGATCCTTTGCACGACAAAATCTACCATGCGATTCATCGTGAAAAGATTGACTTAAGCGATGAAGCCGTTCTATTTAGTTGGATTGAAAAAGAGGGTATCGATCGGAAAAAATTCGAAGACACTTACCGTTCCTTTGCTGTACAAAATCAAGTTGCCAAATCGACACAAATGTCTCGCCAGTATCAACTGACCGGAGTGCCTGCGATAGTTGTAAATGGTAAATATCTAACCAGCGGTGGCATGAGTCCCACTCCTGAAGACACGATAAAAACGTTAAATGCCTTGATTGAAAAAGCCCGCAAGGAGAAATAA
- the argS gene encoding arginine--tRNA ligase: MTLPDSLNFKAHFINLFHAALQSLEIPGEPPNIELTRTKQSSHGDYSCNLAMHLAKPLRKKPQEIAQLLIERLPASAIIEKVEIAGAGFINLFIKNAAKQQYLQHILQSGAHYGASLLGQGRKIQVEFVSANPTGPLHVGHGRGAAIGASLANLLTTAGFDVFREFYVNDAGRQMDILTVSTWLRYLTIHQVSIPFPQNAYQGDYVKTMAQQLQEQFARRFVRQPERIFENFPLSALEIAITTDAELDQLIANAKKILQQDYTLIHQFVLAEQLNDCRSDLLEFGIEFDQWFSEQSLYDSGLVNRTVKLLEEGNYLYLKDGAKWFRSTNFGDEKDRVVQRENGLFTYFASDIAYHLSKFERGFDLVINIWGADHHGYIARVKGALQALGMDPGKLEIALVQFAVLYRDGKKMPMSTRSGEFVTLRELRHEVGNDAARFFYAMRKSDQHLDFDLDLAKSQSNENPVYYVQYAHARICSVLAQWNGDIAILSDIDTHTLSSPAELSLLQKLIDFPGTIETAAKEFSPHLITFYLRELASEFHGYYNSTRFLVDDKSLMYARLALIASVRQVLRNGLKLLGVSSPDKM, from the coding sequence ATGACTTTACCTGACTCACTAAATTTCAAGGCTCATTTTATCAATCTGTTTCATGCAGCTTTACAAAGCCTGGAGATTCCAGGAGAACCTCCGAATATTGAACTGACTCGAACGAAACAAAGTTCTCATGGTGATTATTCGTGCAATCTCGCAATGCATTTGGCCAAACCATTGCGCAAAAAACCACAAGAAATTGCGCAATTACTGATTGAGCGGCTACCCGCATCAGCAATTATAGAGAAAGTGGAAATTGCGGGCGCTGGATTTATCAATTTATTTATCAAGAATGCAGCGAAACAGCAGTATTTGCAGCATATTTTGCAAAGTGGAGCGCATTATGGCGCTAGCCTTTTGGGTCAAGGAAGAAAAATTCAAGTAGAGTTTGTTTCCGCCAATCCAACCGGGCCTTTGCATGTGGGTCATGGAAGAGGAGCTGCGATTGGCGCTAGTCTCGCCAATTTACTCACTACTGCTGGTTTTGATGTGTTTCGTGAATTCTATGTCAATGATGCTGGTCGGCAAATGGACATCTTGACTGTGTCGACTTGGCTACGCTATCTGACGATACATCAAGTATCGATCCCATTTCCGCAAAATGCCTATCAAGGCGACTATGTCAAAACAATGGCGCAACAACTGCAAGAACAGTTTGCACGGCGCTTTGTGCGACAACCCGAACGTATTTTTGAAAACTTTCCGCTGAGTGCATTGGAAATCGCTATCACGACCGATGCTGAATTAGATCAATTAATTGCAAATGCAAAAAAAATTCTCCAGCAAGACTACACTTTGATTCACCAATTCGTTTTAGCAGAACAACTGAATGATTGCCGCAGTGATTTACTGGAGTTTGGTATTGAATTCGATCAATGGTTTTCAGAACAGTCACTCTATGATTCTGGACTGGTTAACCGCACGGTTAAATTACTTGAGGAAGGAAATTACTTGTACTTAAAAGACGGCGCCAAGTGGTTCCGATCCACCAATTTTGGCGACGAAAAAGACCGTGTAGTGCAGCGAGAGAATGGACTATTTACCTATTTTGCATCGGATATTGCTTACCATTTGAGTAAATTTGAGCGTGGCTTTGATCTGGTTATCAATATTTGGGGAGCTGATCATCACGGTTACATTGCTCGAGTTAAAGGCGCTTTGCAAGCTCTGGGGATGGATCCTGGGAAACTGGAAATTGCTTTGGTGCAGTTTGCCGTATTGTATCGGGATGGAAAGAAAATGCCAATGTCGACGCGCTCAGGGGAGTTTGTTACCCTACGGGAATTACGCCATGAAGTTGGTAACGATGCCGCGCGCTTTTTTTATGCAATGCGCAAAAGCGATCAGCATTTAGATTTTGACTTAGATCTCGCTAAATCACAGAGTAATGAAAATCCTGTGTATTATGTACAGTATGCTCATGCACGAATTTGTAGCGTATTAGCACAATGGAATGGAGATATTGCTATACTTTCGGATATCGACACACACACATTATCCAGTCCAGCAGAACTTAGTTTATTGCAAAAGCTCATTGATTTTCCAGGTACCATAGAGACTGCTGCTAAGGAATTTTCCCCGCACTTGATCACTTTTTACCTGAGGGAATTAGCCAGCGAATTTCACGGTTACTATAATTCAACACGATTCTTGGTTGATGACAAGTCATTGATGTATGCTCGACTTGCACTCATTGCGTCTGTGCGGCAGGTACTACGCAATGGACTCAAATTACTGGGAGTGAGTTCACCTGATAAAATGTAG
- the rlmB gene encoding 23S rRNA (guanosine(2251)-2'-O)-methyltransferase RlmB: protein MSGNRIIFGFHAITSRLKQSPASIKEIFMDAARHDQRARSLIQFAENQKLHIIHCAATKLNNLAGNDRHQGVVAVIDAAQRITDIDDLLDTLTEPARLLILDGIQDPHNLGACLRIADAFSIHAVIAPKDRAVGLNSTVYKVSSGAADTVPFITVTNLSRTLKELKQRDIWVIGTAGDAEHDLGHFKITEPVAWVFGSEGKGLRRLTRENCDFMVRIPMLGQIESLNISVSVGICLFETHRQRIAT from the coding sequence ATGTCCGGTAATCGTATTATTTTTGGCTTTCATGCCATCACCAGCCGGCTTAAGCAATCTCCAGCTTCGATTAAAGAAATCTTTATGGATGCAGCTCGACACGACCAACGTGCGCGTAGCCTCATCCAGTTCGCAGAAAATCAAAAACTGCACATTATCCATTGCGCTGCAACAAAACTTAACAATCTAGCTGGTAATGATCGCCATCAGGGCGTAGTAGCTGTCATTGATGCAGCGCAACGCATTACTGATATAGATGATCTATTGGATACATTGACCGAGCCGGCACGGTTATTAATACTGGACGGTATTCAAGATCCGCATAACCTGGGCGCTTGCTTACGTATCGCGGATGCTTTTTCAATCCATGCGGTGATTGCGCCGAAAGACAGAGCTGTCGGACTAAATTCGACTGTCTACAAGGTATCGAGTGGCGCCGCTGACACGGTACCATTTATTACAGTTACTAATCTATCGCGTACTCTAAAAGAGTTGAAGCAACGCGATATCTGGGTTATCGGTACAGCCGGCGATGCGGAGCATGATTTGGGGCACTTTAAAATTACTGAACCAGTGGCTTGGGTATTTGGTTCGGAAGGAAAAGGCTTGCGGCGTCTAACACGTGAAAATTGCGACTTTATGGTACGCATACCAATGTTGGGTCAAATCGAAAGTTTGAATATTTCAGTTAGCGTCGGTATCTGCTTATTTGAAACACATCGTCAAAGAATTGCTACATAG
- a CDS encoding efflux RND transporter periplasmic adaptor subunit, translating to MKILAKSIALSMMLIAAIAVGFWWGQTQSWTETTVTSHQPDGGKKKILYYRNPMGSDASPIPKKDPMGMDYLPVYEGEESTNESLIKISTEKIQKLGVRTETASMRQLVRTIRAVATIQADERKLYTLVTKFEGWIHRLYVNTTGQAVKKGEILMDVYSPDLVTAQQEYLIAGKGLQAVVESETDVKAAMKRLASSALHRLRNWDISEIELQRLQREGVAKEHVALRSLTNGVVLEKPSIEGKRFVPGEVLYKIADLSRVWVLADVFEQDLGMIHPRQKVTIRVDAYPEKIFTGEVAFIYPQVTPETRTAIARIVLDNPDGLLKPDMYARVEFASFHTDNKVLTIPDSSVLDTGTRRIVLVDLGEGRYEPRTVKLGMHADGFVEVLGGVQVDEAVVIKANFLIDAESNLKAAIGNFGHGAHSPKIGIDEDNRENSEISSKRSDSTTHRGKGTIEAIDVANGVITLTHEPIASLNWPSMTMDFRMTDPTLLRSLALGQKLAFEITEESAGEYVITHVDPSRANSVVDRHRGH from the coding sequence ATGAAAATCCTTGCAAAATCAATTGCTCTTAGCATGATGCTGATAGCTGCGATTGCTGTAGGTTTCTGGTGGGGTCAGACACAATCCTGGACAGAGACTACAGTTACTTCTCATCAACCTGATGGCGGCAAAAAAAAGATTCTTTATTACCGTAATCCGATGGGATCGGATGCCTCCCCCATTCCCAAGAAAGATCCGATGGGTATGGATTATTTGCCTGTCTATGAGGGCGAAGAATCAACGAATGAGTCTTTAATAAAAATCAGTACAGAAAAAATACAAAAACTAGGGGTACGAACCGAAACAGCATCGATGCGCCAACTTGTTCGCACTATCAGAGCCGTTGCGACGATACAAGCGGATGAACGCAAGTTATACACACTCGTCACTAAATTCGAAGGATGGATTCATCGACTATACGTCAATACTACCGGACAAGCAGTTAAGAAGGGTGAGATATTGATGGATGTTTACAGCCCTGATCTGGTTACTGCACAGCAAGAGTATCTTATTGCTGGGAAGGGGCTGCAAGCCGTTGTGGAAAGCGAAACAGATGTCAAGGCCGCTATGAAGCGACTGGCCAGTAGCGCTCTACACCGATTGAGAAATTGGGATATCTCTGAAATTGAATTGCAACGTCTTCAACGTGAAGGCGTTGCCAAAGAACATGTCGCACTGCGGTCTTTAACCAATGGAGTGGTTCTGGAAAAACCTTCCATTGAAGGAAAGCGCTTTGTACCCGGAGAAGTGCTTTATAAAATTGCCGATCTTTCACGTGTGTGGGTGTTAGCGGATGTCTTTGAGCAAGATCTAGGTATGATCCATCCTAGACAAAAAGTAACCATTAGAGTCGATGCTTATCCGGAAAAGATATTTACCGGGGAAGTTGCTTTTATCTACCCTCAGGTGACACCGGAAACGCGTACGGCCATTGCACGCATCGTACTTGATAATCCCGATGGTTTGCTCAAACCGGATATGTATGCCCGCGTAGAGTTTGCTTCATTTCATACGGATAATAAGGTATTAACAATTCCCGATTCGTCAGTGCTTGATACGGGCACACGTCGAATTGTGTTGGTCGATCTTGGAGAAGGTCGGTATGAACCGCGTACGGTGAAGTTGGGTATGCACGCCGACGGTTTTGTAGAAGTACTGGGTGGAGTTCAGGTTGATGAAGCTGTGGTGATCAAGGCAAACTTTCTTATCGACGCGGAAAGCAACCTGAAAGCGGCAATAGGCAATTTTGGTCATGGTGCACATAGCCCAAAAATAGGGATCGACGAAGATAATCGGGAAAATTCCGAGATATCCTCTAAAAGGTCCGATTCTACGACTCATCGTGGTAAAGGGACTATTGAAGCTATTGATGTTGCGAATGGGGTGATTACGCTTACGCATGAGCCAATCGCCAGTCTAAATTGGCCATCTATGACTATGGATTTCCGAATGACCGATCCAACATTGCTTCGTTCTTTGGCGCTTGGACAAAAGTTGGCGTTTGAGATTACGGAGGAATCGGCAGGTGAATATGTCATTACGCATGTAGATCCTTCTCGGGCAAACTCTGTAGTCGACCGACATAGGGGACACTGA
- a CDS encoding TolC family protein: MNRIGMIVVALMAIMMSATTQGKKTESNSNKISAGVLAHADSFRNETLLPSLIVEALGNNPEIHAALQEREAAQHRIAPAEALDDPMLEAGVINVPLASSPFNREDMTMKMIGLSQRLPFPGKRSLRKGIASKDAEAIEQGYHETVNRVMHDLKIAYFDLGLTLETIKLVEKNKQVLEHFLRIAEGRYQVGQGNQADVLKAQTQVSRMLDRLLGLAREQPIFEAELIRTLGRNTKSEIPIPTSLSIREIPLILESLQQEAISQRPQLLALQSLIARNEKSTELARKAYYPDFDVRLSYGQRDHALDGMRRDDMVSMTVAVNLPVWRGNKIEPRIIEAQALRDQAINLYQSQSNEIAAKLRQQVAIAEQSLKSVKLYQNAILPQARLTVESALVAYQVNRIDFLTLLDNQMTVFDYETNLITAIATYNKALAEIDLLIGKKQH, from the coding sequence ATGAATCGCATCGGTATGATCGTGGTTGCACTGATGGCGATTATGATGTCAGCGACCACGCAGGGGAAAAAAACTGAATCCAATTCCAATAAGATCAGTGCCGGCGTGCTTGCGCACGCAGATAGCTTTCGTAATGAAACCCTTCTACCAAGCTTGATAGTGGAAGCACTCGGAAATAATCCGGAAATTCACGCAGCGCTACAAGAGCGCGAAGCAGCTCAGCACCGCATAGCTCCAGCAGAGGCACTGGACGATCCAATGCTTGAAGCAGGCGTAATCAATGTACCTCTAGCATCATCTCCGTTTAATCGTGAAGACATGACAATGAAGATGATTGGATTGTCTCAACGATTGCCTTTTCCCGGAAAGCGCAGCTTGCGTAAAGGGATTGCGAGTAAGGATGCCGAAGCTATTGAGCAGGGCTACCATGAAACGGTCAATCGTGTCATGCACGATCTCAAAATAGCCTATTTTGATCTTGGGTTAACACTAGAAACGATCAAACTGGTTGAAAAAAATAAACAAGTGCTTGAACATTTTCTGCGCATTGCTGAAGGGCGTTATCAAGTAGGACAGGGTAATCAAGCCGACGTACTGAAAGCACAGACGCAGGTATCGAGAATGCTCGATAGATTGCTAGGTTTGGCACGCGAACAACCCATATTCGAAGCGGAGCTGATTCGTACTTTAGGGCGCAATACCAAGAGTGAGATTCCGATTCCAACATCATTGAGCATTCGTGAGATACCTTTGATTCTAGAATCGCTGCAACAAGAAGCGATATCCCAGCGTCCGCAACTATTGGCGTTACAGAGTCTAATCGCACGTAATGAGAAATCTACCGAATTAGCTCGCAAGGCTTATTATCCAGATTTCGATGTACGTCTCTCATATGGACAACGTGACCACGCGCTCGATGGTATGAGGCGTGACGACATGGTCAGCATGACAGTAGCCGTTAATTTACCTGTGTGGCGCGGTAACAAGATTGAGCCACGCATCATAGAAGCCCAAGCTTTACGTGATCAAGCCATTAATTTGTATCAATCGCAAAGTAATGAAATCGCAGCAAAGTTGCGACAACAAGTGGCTATTGCCGAACAGAGCTTGAAGTCAGTCAAGCTCTATCAAAATGCCATATTGCCACAAGCAAGGCTGACGGTTGAATCGGCACTGGTTGCTTATCAAGTAAACCGCATTGATTTTTTAACCTTACTCGATAATCAAATGACCGTATTCGATTATGAAACCAATCTTATTACCGCGATAGCTACTTACAATAAGGCGCTTGCGGAAATCGATTTGCTGATAGGTAAGAAGCAACACTAA
- the rnr gene encoding ribonuclease R: MSNNKKQKIRQLDPYFQREKDRYEQPLPSREYILQILQQQGVPVAEQSLQKLLSIRKKEQGFFSRRLSAMIREGQIFRNRKGDICVMEKLNLTKGKIQGHADGFGFLIPDDSSGDLYLSAKEMHKALHGDHVLVREVGLDRRGRREAAIVEVLEHSNTQVVGRLYIEHGVLFVVAENKRINQDILIAKEHSLKAKAGQVVIVEIIRQPSKQSQPIGKIVEVLGDYTASGMEIEIALRKHDLPHEFSAEIEKLSRKFPKNVLKRESVGRKDLCHLPLVTIDGETARDFDDAVFCEKDGKGYRLYVAIADVSHYVKSGDVIDQEAFKRGNSVYFPRRVIPMLPEILSNGLCSLNPQQKRLCMVCEMQIQPNGEILDYLFYPAVMCSQARLTYTEVAEILTTKKSTAVKEEHIVLLPHLQLLHKLFKCLLKARKKRGAIDFETTETQILFNDQGKIEKILPTQRNDAHRLIEECMLAANVCAAAFLQKHNHPALYRIHEDPVPEKIVALRDFLKEFGIPLGGGDDPCAKDYAQTLSKIQDRPDVQLLQTVMLRSLKQAIYSPDMTGHFGLAYETYTHFTSPIRRYPDLLIHRAIKAVLGGEIYQPGDWRELGLHCSVTERRADDATRDVESWLKCFYMQDKIGTIFDGVISSVTSFGLFIALDKIYIEGLVHISELPSDYFHYDAAKHLLRGERSGKQYRLGDRLSVKLVRVDLETSKIDFILAEIDQKPYKSKTKVSAKSKK; encoded by the coding sequence TTGTCAAACAACAAGAAACAAAAAATACGCCAACTAGATCCATATTTTCAGCGCGAAAAAGATCGTTATGAGCAACCCTTGCCGAGTCGCGAATATATTTTGCAAATACTACAACAACAGGGTGTCCCGGTTGCCGAGCAGTCTTTACAAAAACTGCTATCGATCAGGAAGAAGGAACAAGGTTTTTTCTCTCGCCGTCTCAGCGCCATGATTCGCGAGGGGCAGATTTTCCGGAATCGCAAAGGCGATATTTGCGTAATGGAAAAACTCAACCTGACAAAGGGTAAAATCCAAGGGCATGCCGATGGTTTTGGTTTTCTGATTCCCGATGATAGCAGCGGCGATCTCTATTTAAGTGCCAAGGAAATGCATAAAGCCTTACACGGCGATCATGTGCTGGTGCGCGAAGTTGGATTGGATCGACGCGGACGTAGAGAAGCCGCCATCGTAGAAGTGCTAGAGCATTCCAATACACAAGTGGTAGGTCGCTTGTACATTGAGCACGGTGTTTTGTTCGTGGTTGCTGAAAACAAACGCATCAATCAAGACATTTTGATTGCTAAGGAACATTCCTTGAAAGCAAAGGCCGGTCAGGTGGTAATAGTAGAGATCATACGTCAGCCTAGCAAACAATCTCAACCAATTGGCAAAATCGTTGAAGTTTTGGGGGATTACACTGCATCAGGGATGGAAATTGAAATTGCCTTGCGTAAGCATGATTTACCCCATGAATTTTCCGCCGAGATCGAGAAACTTTCTCGCAAGTTTCCTAAAAATGTACTAAAGCGTGAATCAGTTGGACGAAAAGATTTATGTCATCTACCTTTAGTAACTATCGATGGTGAAACAGCGCGCGATTTTGACGATGCAGTATTTTGCGAGAAAGATGGCAAAGGATATCGTCTCTATGTTGCTATCGCAGATGTCAGCCATTACGTCAAAAGCGGTGATGTTATCGACCAAGAAGCATTCAAACGAGGTAATTCCGTTTATTTTCCGCGGCGTGTTATTCCGATGCTACCGGAAATATTATCGAATGGGCTTTGCTCTCTGAATCCGCAGCAAAAAAGATTGTGCATGGTGTGTGAGATGCAAATTCAACCGAATGGAGAGATTCTCGATTATCTTTTTTATCCGGCAGTGATGTGCTCGCAAGCACGACTAACATATACCGAAGTTGCTGAAATACTGACAACAAAAAAATCCACTGCTGTTAAGGAAGAGCATATCGTGCTGTTGCCTCACTTGCAGTTGCTGCACAAATTATTCAAATGTTTACTCAAGGCGCGGAAGAAGCGGGGTGCAATCGATTTCGAAACAACTGAAACGCAGATTTTATTTAACGACCAAGGCAAAATTGAAAAAATCCTACCTACACAGCGCAATGACGCTCATCGTCTGATTGAAGAATGTATGTTGGCAGCAAATGTATGTGCAGCAGCTTTTTTGCAAAAACATAATCACCCTGCACTCTATCGCATTCACGAAGACCCGGTACCAGAAAAAATTGTAGCGTTGCGTGATTTTCTCAAGGAATTTGGCATCCCACTCGGCGGCGGGGACGATCCCTGTGCTAAGGACTACGCGCAGACACTCTCCAAAATACAAGATAGACCGGATGTGCAGTTACTACAAACCGTTATGCTGCGTTCGTTAAAACAAGCAATCTATAGTCCTGATATGACGGGACATTTTGGTCTCGCATATGAAACTTATACCCACTTCACTTCACCAATTCGACGTTATCCCGATTTGTTGATCCACCGTGCTATCAAGGCCGTGCTTGGTGGAGAAATTTATCAGCCAGGAGATTGGCGTGAATTAGGATTGCATTGTTCGGTAACCGAACGACGCGCAGACGATGCCACGCGTGACGTGGAATCCTGGCTCAAGTGTTTTTATATGCAAGATAAAATTGGCACAATTTTTGACGGCGTAATCAGCAGTGTTACTTCCTTTGGCTTGTTTATCGCCCTGGATAAAATATACATAGAGGGGTTGGTACATATTTCTGAGCTGCCGAGCGATTATTTTCACTACGATGCAGCCAAACATTTACTTCGTGGAGAGCGAAGCGGAAAACAGTATCGCTTGGGTGACCGATTAAGCGTAAAACTCGTCCGAGTGGACCTTGAAACTAGCAAAATTGACTTTATCCTGGCCGAAATAGATCAGAAACCATATAAGTCCAAAACTAAAGTTTCTGCCAAAAGCAAAAAATAA
- a CDS encoding SPOR domain-containing protein, whose protein sequence is MSRDYKSQKSSKSSSEKGGSAFFGGFVGYALGIMSAIGIWLYLSYAPSPYLSEDKNPAAAVKKDIQLSSEKSAAVEKVMPETPITVIEEKPRFDFYKILPGIDEPEVDHSSTQRAVQSPAPSTKPQENNTAKPAEKPALQVIAPSSVYSKELIQPPQTVPSAVRNNTAVAAVATKEKFILQAGSFRLINDAENLKARLALLGMLASIQPIDLSGKGTWYRVRVGPFTKKEDADQANASLKENGITAQFIKTQ, encoded by the coding sequence ATGAGTCGAGATTATAAATCACAGAAATCTTCAAAGTCTTCATCTGAAAAAGGAGGATCGGCTTTTTTCGGCGGCTTTGTTGGATATGCGCTTGGTATTATGAGTGCAATCGGTATATGGCTATATCTTAGCTATGCCCCTAGTCCTTATTTATCAGAAGATAAAAACCCCGCTGCCGCAGTGAAGAAAGATATACAACTCTCTTCTGAAAAGTCGGCAGCAGTGGAAAAAGTGATGCCAGAAACACCGATCACTGTGATCGAGGAAAAGCCGCGCTTTGATTTTTATAAGATACTACCCGGTATTGATGAGCCAGAAGTTGATCATTCTTCCACGCAGCGTGCAGTGCAGTCGCCTGCGCCAAGTACTAAACCGCAAGAAAATAATACTGCCAAACCTGCTGAAAAACCTGCATTGCAGGTTATTGCTCCTTCCAGCGTTTATTCCAAAGAATTGATACAGCCACCGCAAACAGTACCTTCCGCGGTCAGAAATAATACCGCTGTTGCTGCTGTTGCTACAAAAGAAAAATTTATCCTGCAAGCTGGGTCATTCAGATTGATTAATGATGCGGAAAACCTGAAAGCAAGGCTCGCGCTTCTTGGCATGCTCGCATCAATACAGCCGATTGATTTATCGGGAAAGGGAACATGGTATAGGGTACGGGTAGGTCCTTTCACCAAAAAAGAAGACGCCGATCAAGCAAATGCTTCGTTAAAGGAAAATGGTATTACGGCACAATTTATCAAGACACAATAA